The following proteins come from a genomic window of Castor canadensis chromosome 17, mCasCan1.hap1v2, whole genome shotgun sequence:
- the LOC109683337 gene encoding sulfotransferase 1A1-like has protein sequence MELIQEISRPPLVYMNGVPLIKYFAEAIAPLQNFQALPDDVLISTYPKSGTTWVSEILDMIYHDDDLEKCQRAPIYVRVPFLEFQCPGLPSGVLRLKDTPAPRLLKTHLPLALLPQSLLDQKVKVVYVARNAKDVTVSYYNFHQMAKVHPDPGTWNSFLEEFMDGKVSYGSWYQHVQEWWELSHTHPILYLFYEDMKENPKREIRKILQFVGRSVPEETVDLIAQHTSFKEMKKNPLANYSTVLSDFMDHTISPFMRKGIAGDWKSTFTVAQNERFDTHYADKMAGCDLPFRWQI, from the exons ATGGAGCTGATCCAGGAAATCTCCCGCCCACCGCTGGTGTACATGAATGGCGTCCCCCTCATCAAGTACTTTGCAGAAGCGATTGCGCCACTGCAGAACTTCCAGGCCTTGCCCGATGACGTGCTCATCAGCACGTACCCCAAGTCTG GCACCACTTGGGTGAGTGAGATACTCGACATGATTTATCATGATGATGACCTAGAGAAGTGTCAGCGGGCTCCCATCTATGTCCGGGTGCCCTTCCTCGAGTTTCAATGCCCAGGACTTCCCTCAGGT GTCTTGAGACTGAAAGACACACCAGCCCCACGGCTTCTCAAGACACACTTGCCCCTGGCCCTGCTCCCCCAGAGCCTGCTGGATCAGAAGGTCAAG GTCGTCTACGTTGCCCGCAATGCAAAGGATGTGACCGTCTCCTATTACAACTTCCACCAAATGGCCAAGGTGCACCCTGACCCCGGCACCTGGAACAGCTTCCTGGAGGAGTTTATGGATGGGAAAG TGTCCTATGGATCGTGGTACCAACACGTGCAGGAGTGGTGGGAGCTGAGCCACACACACCCTATTCTCTACCTCTTTTATGAAGACATGAAGGAG AACCCCAAAAGGGAGATTCGAAAGATATTGCAGTTCGTGGGGCGCTCTGTGCCTGAGGAGACCGTGGATCTCATCGCCCAGCACACATCCTTCAAGGAGATGAAGAAGAACCCATTGGCTAACTATAGCACTGTGCTCTCTGACTTCATGGACCATACGATTTCTCCTTTCATGAGGAAAG GCATCGCAGGGGACTGGAAATCCACCTTCACTGTGGCCCAGAACGAGCGCTTTGACACCCACTATGCTGACAAGATGGCAGGCTGTGACCTCCCCTTCCGCTGGCAGATCTGA
- the LOC109683347 gene encoding bolA-like protein 2 has product MELSADYLRQKLQRDLEAEHVEVEDTTPNRCATSFRVLVVSAKFEGKPLLQRHRLVNECLAEELPHIHAFEQKTLTPEQWTRERPKRGTPAQP; this is encoded by the exons ATGGAACTCAGCGCCGACTACCTCCGCCAGAAGCTGCAGCGGGATCTGGAGGCGGAGCACGTG GAGGTGGAGGACACGACTCCCAACCGTTGCGCGACCAGTTTCCGAGTCCTGGTGGTGTCGGCTAAGTTCGAGGGAAAACCACTGCTTCAGAGACACCG GCTGGTGAATGAGTGTCTGGCAGAAGAGCTCCCACACATCCATGCCTTTGAGCAGAAAACCCTGACCCCAGAGCAGTGGACCCGGGAGCGTCCCAAACGAGGAACCCCTGCACAGCCATAA